Within Chelatococcus sp. HY11, the genomic segment GAGTTCGACCCGTGCGCCCGGCGCGCTCAGGTTGTTGATCGCGACGAGGGTTCCAGCCGGGCGCCAATCACCAAAATGCTCACTCAGCACGGCATACATGTCGTCCATGTCGCGCATGTCCGTGACGTATTTCGTCAGCTTGACCACGTTGCGCCAGGTCAGGCCTCTCGCGTCCAGGACCATCTTGATATTGGCCAGGGCCAGGCGTGTCTGCTCCCGCATGTCATGGGGAAGCACATGCTCCTCCGCGACATGTGGATGCCTGTGATAGAGCGGCGAGGCCGTGGCCCCGGCGATGAACAGGAGATTGCCCATGCCGGAGACCTCGACGGCCGGCGCATAGGGCATGTCCTCGGCTTCCTCCGGGCGTGGATGAACAGCGTGAATGGTCATCATAGCCTCCCACCGGGCTGGATCAGGCAGCGCTGCGGCGCCTGCGCCACTCGACCTTGGTTTCACGGGGCGGCATTATGCGATTGCGGAGAACACCAAGCCCCGCCGCCTCGAGCTCGACTACATCACCGACCGAAATCCACCGATCGAGCTCGAAGCCGCACCCGTGGTTCACTGTCCCAGAGCCGAGCACGTCACCGACGTTGAGTGTTTCATCCTGGGAGGTGTAGGAAATCATTTCCTCAAAGCTCCACTGCATCTCACCCGGGGTGGATTCCGCCCAGACGTCACCATTGATCAGCACGCGCATCGGCGTCCGCGCCACATCCGGCAATTCATCCGGTGTCACGATCCATGGCCCCAAGCCCCACGCGAAATCCTTGCCCTTGAATGGGCCGGTATTGTTCGCCATTTCGCCGCGCTGGGTGTCACGTGCCGAGAAGTCATTGAGAAGCGTGTAGCCGAGGATATGTGCGCCGGCATCATCCACATCCACGTTGCGGGCTGGCAATCCCACCACTGCAGCGATCTCGAGCTCGAAATCGAGTTTGCCGGTATATTCGGGCCACTGCACATTCTCGTCGTGCCCCACCATCGAGGTCGGATTGGCCTTGAATGCGAACGGGCGCTCATACCATTCGGCGGGCAATTTCAGGCCCATCTTGCCGAAGGTCGACAGCAGATGGTCCTCGAATGCAGCGAAGTCGCGCAGCACCGGCACGCGGACCGGCGGCATCAGTTGCACCTCGCCGAGCCTATGGGCGAGAGCCTCGCCCTGGGGGCCGCGAAGCTTACCCGCGGCGATGGCTTCCCATTGCCCCGCCAGCCATGCCGAGACCTCCCGCACAGGATCAAGTGCCGGCCCGTAGAGTGCTGCGCAGGCGTTGAGGTCGGCCGGAGCGAATGCGTTGGCGCGCAGGCTGGGAGCAGGCTTGCGTTGCGAAGCCGAAAGCGCCGCAAAGGCCGCATTGACGTCGACCACCCAGCCGCCACCGGAGCGCGCGATAGCTACCGGGTCGGCATCGATATCGTTGCCTGCCCAGATGATGCCGAAGCGATCGACGGGGCCGAGAGGCGTATTGAGGCGAAAGGTTCCAAGTTTCATCGCGTCACCTCAGCAATATCGACCTTGTCGTCAGCGTCCGTTCCCGGGAATGGGCCTTGTTTTATCTCGATCAACCGGGTTTTCGGCTCGAGGAATTCAACCTCATGTCCTTCAATCATCAAAAGAAGATCATTAGGCACAAGATTGACATCGCCCAGCCACGCGCCTTGGCGTGTATAGATCGCGACGCGCGCGCGCCCGCTTTGGCAGATAAGGATCTGATGACGCGTTGGCCATGCCGGCAGCTCCTCTCGCGGCACATGATAGTGCGGCAGGGTTGTCGCCCCCGGCTCACGCTCCAGCATGATGATCTGCAGCGGCCATCCATTGTCCGTTACATGGGCCTTTGTCGTGCGCTCCAGAGTTGGGTCTGATACCCGATAGGCCTCCTGCACATGGCGAATTTCGTCTTCACTCTCCATAAAGGGAGGGAAGCGCTCGAATGCGGAAAACTGCGCGCCAACATGGATGGCAATCGTTCGATTATCATCCGGCGCCCGATAGAAGCGCACATGTTCGACGTCGTCACTAGACTGCGAATGAGACATGCCTTTGCCCGCGTGATTGTAGGGAATAATCCAGATGCCCGGACCAGCGGAGACAGGCCTCGAGCTTTTCAGGCGATCAAGGTACAAGCACGACGTCAGACCAACAGCCGGTAAATTCGAAACATAACGTTTCCAATCTGATCATACTGCCAATCTTATTGCAATTGGAAAACATTGTTCTCCTATGTTGCATTTTGAGAAAAAAACTGAGAAATTTTGCATAGCAGTTGCGTAAGGGCGGGCCGGCGGCGCGTCGTCATCGCTCATGAGCGTCTGCCCTTGCCAGAACGCAATCATAAAGAGGGGAAATTCATTGATAGACTTCAATGAATACTATTACTTCGCCTATGTGGTCGAGAGTGGAGGGATAACACCGGCCAGCAGAGCCCTCAGCCAGCCCAAATCAAAAATAAGTAAGAGAATTTCAGAATTGGAAAGACGGCTCGGTGTCCGACTGATCCAAAGAACTTCGCGCAACTTCGCCGTCACCGATCTCGGTGAAGAATTCTACACACACGCGAGAAAAATGCTTGCAGAGGCTCGGGCCGCCGAGAACGTCATCAAAGCCCGCCTGTCAGATGAAAGCGGCACGATCCGGGTGACGTGCTCGGCCCAGGTCGCGCAGGCCGGACTGGCCAAGATGCTACCGAGTTTCCTTCAACGCTTCCCACAAATCCAGCTTCAGCTTGATGTCGTCAACGGGCCGAACGATCTGACGTATCGCCTGTCAGATCTTGTTATCGTCGCGCATGACAGAGAACTCGGCGACTCCAGCATGATACAGCGACGGATCGCGGTCGAACCGTCACTCCTGGTCGCGAGCCATTCCTATCTCGCTGACCGATCTTCGATCGAAATGCCCGCGGAGCTTCCAGGCCATCGTTTACTTGGCCCCACCGAGGCCAATGCTCGGTCCCGATGGGAAATCGTGCACCAGCGGACGGGAGAACACGTTGCGGTCGCGTTCAACACGCAGTTGGCGAGCAACGACGTGCTTGTAGTTGCGGCCGCCGCCCGCGAGGGCGCCGGGGTCGCGGCCCTTCCTGCCTCGGCCTGCGCTGACGACATCCGCGAAGGACGGCTCGCTCATGTCCTTCCAGAATGGACCGCCGGCTCAACGACCATCAGCGCCCTTCTGCCGTCACGGCAAGGTGTTCTTCCAGGGGTACGTGCTCTGTTAAATCATTGCATCGAGCATTTTTCCGT encodes:
- a CDS encoding RidA family protein, translated to MTIHAVHPRPEEAEDMPYAPAVEVSGMGNLLFIAGATASPLYHRHPHVAEEHVLPHDMREQTRLALANIKMVLDARGLTWRNVVKLTKYVTDMRDMDDMYAVLSEHFGDWRPAGTLVAINNLSAPGARVELDMIAAIPPDHTFPRA
- a CDS encoding fumarylacetoacetate hydrolase family protein — encoded protein: MKLGTFRLNTPLGPVDRFGIIWAGNDIDADPVAIARSGGGWVVDVNAAFAALSASQRKPAPSLRANAFAPADLNACAALYGPALDPVREVSAWLAGQWEAIAAGKLRGPQGEALAHRLGEVQLMPPVRVPVLRDFAAFEDHLLSTFGKMGLKLPAEWYERPFAFKANPTSMVGHDENVQWPEYTGKLDFELEIAAVVGLPARNVDVDDAGAHILGYTLLNDFSARDTQRGEMANNTGPFKGKDFAWGLGPWIVTPDELPDVARTPMRVLINGDVWAESTPGEMQWSFEEMISYTSQDETLNVGDVLGSGTVNHGCGFELDRWISVGDVVELEAAGLGVLRNRIMPPRETKVEWRRRRSAA
- a CDS encoding LysR substrate-binding domain-containing protein, with translation MIDFNEYYYFAYVVESGGITPASRALSQPKSKISKRISELERRLGVRLIQRTSRNFAVTDLGEEFYTHARKMLAEARAAENVIKARLSDESGTIRVTCSAQVAQAGLAKMLPSFLQRFPQIQLQLDVVNGPNDLTYRLSDLVIVAHDRELGDSSMIQRRIAVEPSLLVASHSYLADRSSIEMPAELPGHRLLGPTEANARSRWEIVHQRTGEHVAVAFNTQLASNDVLVVAAAAREGAGVAALPASACADDIREGRLAHVLPEWTAGSTTISALLPSRQGVLPGVRALLNHCIEHFSVATAKLKERPPEPSPTGIANRVLYSRAVQP